The Aspergillus luchuensis IFO 4308 DNA, chromosome 4, nearly complete sequence DNA window acgacgacgacgactcCACAGGCTGcgactccacctcctccagcggAAACTTCTCAAACATATTCTGCATAACACCACACTTAGCGCGGCCGCCCATCAAATAACGATTGAGGCCAGCCAACAGCTTCAACGCGGCATGCCAATCGGTCTTTTTCCAGAGATCATATTCCTTGCTAGCGAGCACGCGGAACACGGGGGCGTCATCTTCGTCCGGAGCCTCGGTTCTCTCCTCTTTGAGAGTGTGGAGCCAATCGAGTTGATCAATATCGTGCTCGAGATCTTGCTCGGTGTAGCGGCGAGTGGCGTCTCCGGCGCGGAAAGTGTGCAGTTCGGTGTTGGAATTGTCGACGGGCTTGTACTTCTTGCAGTAGATGCGTGAGATCTTGGAACTGGGGAATATGGCGCGTTGCACGTGGAGTCTGCTGCCGTGGAGGTTGATTAGGAAGACTTCTTGGTCcgggaggtggtggcggtggatgTGCATGTGGTGCAGGTTGGTTAGGAGTTGGCCGAGGTGGAGTTGGAAGTTTTGGGAGAGGGTTttgtggaggggttggttgtCGGTGAGggtctgtggtggtggtagtgttagtggggttgggttggtgttTGGGGGGAGGTTGGATAGGAGGGTAGACTATACAGTTGTCATTGGCAGGACGGTGCGTGCGTACATAGCATCGGGATAATAATCAACGACGACGCGGCCGGAGGTACAGGGTCCGTCTTGACGTTTCTCCTTATATCCGGTCCAATATTCGAGATATTCTCCCATGACTTTTGGACTGGTTGGATGGGAGGTGATGGGGTTAGTGTATATCGTTGCTGGTGTAGGGTCTGTTAGGGTTGATGTTGTTACGTACTAGAGGTGGAACCAAAGCATAGGCTTTGAAGTCGGGTGCATGACATCCACGTTGAAGAACAGCTCGGATATGAGAGCATGAAGTACGTTGTCTTGGTTGTAACGTGCTTGTCTGAATTCAAGATTGGTTGGACAGGTTGCAGCACTGCCTGCCTCGTCCTCGAAGAGACCTTTATCCCACTGAGGAGAATTCTTGAGGTTACGGAAGACGTCGAAGAAAATGGTCTCGAGGGTAGGCCATCTATTCTGATTGACTCGACGTCCATTTCTGGCGATGCGGAAGATCCAGACAGCGCGGTGGACGATCTCTAGTAGTATTTGAATTAGCTTTGCTCCTTCGGAGTTGGTTTACCTATGTGACATGATATGGATAGTATTGAATGCGCTTGGATGGGTATATATACTCACTATCTTTGTCTGCTCTTTTGAGGTACCGCAGCGGCACGATATCTTCGTCAGGACGGCTTAAATAAACCCTGGCCTTCATGCCGTGGACTTGGATATCAACGGACTTTGTCTCAGAGATCTCCGGGATCGTTTCCATGACTCTGAAGGCTGGCCATCTGATGTATTCAGTATCGTTAAGCTCCGCGGCAGCtctttctgcagctgcttctgctcgCTCCTCTTCAATCATCTTTTTCGCAGCTTTCAGCTTCGCGAGATCCCTCCTAGCTTTGGAGAGTCTGAGACGCGCCGCGGCTTCGGCCACCTTCTTCCGCATACCCCGGGGATCCATGATCTCTGGGTGTTTCACGAATGCAGAGAAGGgatatgaggatgatgagaaggatagGGACGTGTCTGCATCTTGCAGCACAGAGTGCATTCAAAAGATGAGCTGTGGACGTGTTCAATCGTCGTGGCAAAGGCCATCTTGTGTTAGGAGAGTGAATCTGCGTGCACCGTTTGTGATATCTGCTAATGCGGAGACATCTGGCGGAGACTGATCCGTTTATGATGtttgaagatgaggaagttcGTGGTTGCGTTGTATGGATACTGTGAATGTGACGTTGGAATGCAGCTGGAGGAGAGTGTCATTGTGTTAGATTTACAGAAGTGAACTATATTAATGAGGTTCTCGCTAAATGGTGGTTGCGTGATGTGTTTCAGAGCACGAAATCTAGGGTTGTGGTGTTGAGCAACATTGGCGGTTGTGAGGAAGATATATAGTTGTGGCACGGTTATCGGTTGGTCTAATCGTTTGGTACTGCCAGATCTATTAACAACTCTTCCCAACTTAATTCGTATGTCTCAATGTTATTCATAGTATCAAAAACTCAAGAGTCTACACCCAAATATCTGCCATTGTCATAAGGTACCATCTCTGTGGTGTGCATGATCTCCTCATTATCGCCAGCATTCTTAGTCACATCTCGGTGGGTCACCACTCATGATAAGCGCGActcctccaacttccccGCTTATCATCAACCTTCGCCCTTCCCCAGGTATATATTCTGAAGCATTACTGCCTTTCGAGGAAACAATATAGGTTGTTTCAACTGCCAGAAAGAGGAAACTATAGCATCTACAATATTCACGATGTCCAAAGCAACCAGAATCCCCATCCGCACCCAAAAGGCCCCTCTCCCACCGCCATTCCTCTCCCAGGGCATCGTCGTCGGCGACATGGTCTACTGCTCTGGGCAGGTGGGCGTAAACCCTGCTACAGGCAAGATGGTTGAGGGATCAATTCAAGCAAGAACGGTACTTCTTTCATTCCTACATAACCCAAATAAATATCCCTAACCAAGGGTGTGCCTAAAGCTACTCAGCTAACGAGGTCCAGAAACAAATCCTCAACAACCTGAGTGCCGTCCTTGAAGCAGGCGGCTCTAGTCTCCAGGATGCCGTGAAAGTCAACATATTCCTGGCTGATATGAATGACTTTGCCGCTGTCAATGAAGTCTATAGTTCCTTTTTCGCGGATCCGAAACCGGTGCGTTTCGCCTGATTGCCCCTGGGCAGAGTCACATACTTACTGATAAACCTAGGCTCGTACATGCGTTGCGGTCAAGACATTGCCAATGGGGACTGATGTGGAGATTGAGTGTGCTGGGGTGGTGAGCAGTGTGCCAAGTCGAGGGTCTCGTCTGTGAGCAGCAAGCAATGATGCGAATTCCTGGATATGAATGTGATGCTATGCGAGTACATAACTGGACAAATGCAGACAAACACTGCTTATGTGCATATACTCTGCATCTCGGCTGGGGGCAACGGATAGACTGGCGAGCCTGGTGTGAATAGCCTATGCGTCGACAAGTCCGATTTCTAATGTTAGCAATCCGAATGCCAACGGTGACTTTATGCATGGATTCGAGCGGCAGCTGGGCTTAGTTATGTCTAATGCGACACCGGCTGTCGGATGCAGCTCAGATGGCTGATGCGAGAAGATCATTCGTGCCATTTACTCCGTCCTCCGTGCTCTATGCTGGGTCTTCTATCGTAGCTAAGCGAACCATTGTGTCTCAGATCGGCTGGGTCGGTAAAAGCACAGATTCAGCTCGAACGGGTCATGGGTCAAATAAGAAGAACTGATCCGCTATTATTAGCATagttctccatctccgagtGGCCTTTCGTATAAGTTGGTACGAAGCtgaattataaagatttgcAGTTGGAACAGTTCAGGGATAGTCCACTGCAACTACTGAACTGATCGACCTTTTTCAGGCTCTGATCCGAACATCGTGACTGTCTCCAGGATTGGAtctgctggagatggagggaatCGCTGGCCTCAAAATGGGCGAGGCTAGTCCGCATGGGGGCAATGCACGCGCCAAGAGCCGACCACCGACCAATGGAACCAAGGGCCACGGTGGGGCAGCAGTCAGGAACAGGCTTAGTGCCTGCTTGAAGTAATTTCCCAGTCCTTGGAACGTTGGCAACTTTTGTCCATGGTTCATTAGATTCAGGGTCATATCCCCCGTCCCAGGAACTGGTCGCATTTAGCATATGATATAATGGTATCAGGATAGAGATATGTGTGATGGGCCTAGCGGTATAGGTCCTCAAGATACAATGGCCTAGTGAAAATGGTCAGTGAGTGGTCTTACGTCCGTCCAAGGCTTAGACTCGAAGACGCTCTTTGAATGGACTCAGCCTACAAGATTAAAATAGCAACGCGAACAATGGTGCCACTGCCGGACGAAGTTCCGTGGGTGCTACGACTCATCTAGCTTTCTTAGTAGTATCACCAAATGTCCACCGTCTCTAGTCAACTCAGGCGAACGACGATCTAATTCCTAAGTATTACAGAGGAACCCATCTGGATTTGGGTCTTAATCGAAGCTTTGACTTTCCCGATCTGCATATGCTGCTGAAGCAGTTCTGA harbors:
- a CDS encoding uncharacterized protein (COG:J;~EggNog:ENOG410PQ35;~InterPro:IPR006175,IPR006056,IPR035959;~PFAM:PF01042); translated protein: MSKATRIPIRTQKAPLPPPFLSQGIVVGDMVYCSGQVGVNPATGKMVEGSIQARTKQILNNLSAVLEAGGSSLQDAVKVNIFLADMNDFAAVNEVYSSFFADPKPARTCVAVKTLPMGTDVEIECAGVVSSVPSRGSRL
- a CDS encoding uncharacterized protein (COG:S;~EggNog:ENOG410Q287), which codes for MHSVLQDADTSLSFSSSSYPFSAFVKHPEIMDPRGMRKKVAEAAARLRLSKARRDLAKLKAAKKMIEEERAEAAAERAAAELNDTEYIRWPAFRVMETIPEISETKSVDIQVHGMKARVYLSRPDEDIVPLRYLKRADKDKIVHRAVWIFRIARNGRRVNQNRWPTLETIFFDVFRNLKNSPQWDKGLFEDEAGSAATCPTNLEFRQARYNQDNVLHALISELFFNVDVMHPTSKPMLWFHLYPKVMGEYLEYWTGYKEKRQDGPCTSGRVVVDYYPDAMYARTVLPMTTTLTDNQPLHKTLSQNFQLHLGQLLTNLHHMHIHRHHLPDQEVFLINLHGSRLHVQRAIFPSSKISRIYCKKYKPVDNSNTELHTFRAGDATRRYTEQDLEHDIDQLDWLHTLKEERTEAPDEDDAPVFRVLASKEYDLWKKTDWHAALKLLAGLNRYLMGGRAKCGVMQNMFEKFPLEEVESQPVESSSSSAARR